The Cupriavidus nantongensis genome has a segment encoding these proteins:
- a CDS encoding isocitrate/isopropylmalate dehydrogenase family protein: protein MRILVLPGDGIGPEIVAASIDVLKQADQVFDLDLQFDYEDVGFASLEKHGTTLRQQVLDKAASYDGLILGTQSHADYPAPDKGGRNISAAFRCDLDLYANVRPSRSREFLGKGAKNMDLVIMREATEGFYPDRNMYEGWGEMMPSKDMAISVRKITAHCSERIARRSFELAMKRKKHVTAIHKANSFHMTDGLFLREVRKVAAEFPEVKLDDLLVDASTAYLVRDPSRFDVIVATNFYGDILSDLASELSGSLGLGGSVMAGDSLCCAQAQHGSAPDIQGQDKANPTSMILSVAMLVQWLGEHRGKPNFVAAAMAIDAAVDRVLANPATRTADLGGAMGCAAFGKAVAASIIAG, encoded by the coding sequence ATGCGCATTCTTGTTCTCCCGGGCGACGGCATCGGCCCCGAAATCGTTGCTGCCTCCATCGATGTCCTGAAGCAGGCCGACCAGGTCTTTGATCTGGACCTGCAGTTCGACTATGAGGATGTCGGCTTCGCCAGCCTTGAAAAGCACGGCACGACACTGCGCCAGCAGGTGCTGGACAAGGCCGCCTCATACGACGGCCTGATCCTGGGCACCCAGTCCCACGCGGACTATCCGGCGCCGGACAAGGGCGGCCGCAATATCTCCGCAGCGTTCCGTTGCGACCTGGACCTGTACGCCAACGTGCGGCCGTCGCGTTCGAGGGAATTCCTGGGAAAGGGCGCGAAGAACATGGACCTCGTCATCATGCGCGAGGCCACCGAAGGCTTCTATCCCGACCGCAACATGTACGAAGGCTGGGGCGAGATGATGCCGTCGAAGGACATGGCGATCTCGGTGCGCAAGATCACTGCCCATTGCTCGGAGCGCATCGCCCGTCGCTCGTTCGAACTGGCGATGAAGCGCAAGAAACACGTGACGGCGATCCACAAGGCCAACAGCTTCCATATGACCGACGGCCTGTTCCTGCGCGAAGTGCGCAAGGTGGCGGCGGAATTTCCCGAAGTGAAGCTCGACGACCTGCTGGTGGATGCATCGACGGCATACCTGGTGCGCGACCCGTCGCGCTTCGACGTGATCGTGGCGACCAATTTCTATGGCGACATCCTGTCGGACCTGGCCAGCGAATTGTCGGGCAGCCTGGGTCTTGGCGGCTCTGTCATGGCAGGCGATTCGCTGTGCTGTGCGCAGGCCCAGCATGGTTCGGCCCCAGATATCCAGGGCCAGGACAAGGCCAATCCGACGTCGATGATCCTGTCCGTCGCCATGCTCGTGCAGTGGCTCGGTGAGCACCGTGGCAAGCCGAACTTCGTTGCGGCAGCCATGGCCATCGACGCTGCCGTGGACCGGGTGCTGGCAAATCCTGCTACGCGCACGGCGGACCTTGGCGGCGCCATGGGCTGTGCGGCGTTCGGCAAGGCCGTTGCCGCAAGCATCATCGCGGGCTGA
- a CDS encoding GntR family transcriptional regulator codes for MARQLADALAANIHQYISAAGMAPGTRLPERALAEQFRVSRSPVREALRRLASQSVVAAHPEGGYAVAEGSLVVPVDGREVDGSEGDGAEAVYFRIAEERLNGVLPDRFTENEMMRRYGITRAQLGAILRRMAQEGWVERLPGHGWMFLPVLTSAETYKQGYRYRLLIEAAGILEPTFELDREALLRCRAEQEALANGGVYSASAAALFDANSRLHETIAACSGNAFILEGLRRLDRLRRLMEYRKAVDRDQAERRCREHLTLIDMLLNGQQEAAADFMRLHLRNAVREKSDS; via the coding sequence ATGGCCCGCCAGCTCGCCGACGCCCTCGCGGCAAACATTCATCAGTACATCTCTGCTGCCGGGATGGCGCCGGGTACACGTCTGCCCGAGCGGGCGCTGGCCGAGCAGTTCCGCGTGTCGCGTTCGCCCGTGCGAGAGGCCTTGAGGCGCCTGGCGTCACAGTCAGTGGTTGCGGCGCATCCGGAAGGCGGTTATGCGGTGGCCGAAGGCAGCCTCGTGGTACCGGTGGATGGCCGGGAAGTGGATGGCAGCGAAGGCGACGGCGCAGAGGCCGTCTACTTCAGGATTGCGGAGGAGCGGCTCAATGGAGTATTGCCCGATCGCTTCACCGAAAACGAAATGATGCGCAGGTATGGCATCACGCGTGCGCAACTTGGCGCGATCCTGCGCCGAATGGCGCAGGAGGGATGGGTGGAACGACTGCCTGGCCACGGTTGGATGTTCCTGCCCGTGCTCACGTCCGCCGAGACCTACAAACAGGGCTACCGCTATCGCTTGCTGATTGAAGCCGCCGGCATCCTGGAACCGACCTTCGAGCTCGACCGGGAAGCGCTGTTGCGCTGCCGCGCCGAGCAAGAAGCGCTGGCAAACGGCGGTGTCTACTCCGCCTCCGCAGCCGCGCTGTTCGACGCAAACAGCCGCCTGCATGAAACCATTGCCGCTTGCTCAGGCAACGCGTTTATCCTCGAAGGCCTGCGGCGTCTTGACCGCTTGCGCCGACTCATGGAATACCGCAAGGCAGTAGACCGCGACCAGGCCGAACGGCGCTGCCGCGAACACCTAACGCTGATCGACATGCTGCTGAATGGCCAGCAAGAAGCGGCGGCGGATTTCATGCGCCTGCACCTGCGCAATGCTGTGCGCGAAAAGTCGGATAGCTAG
- a CDS encoding amidohydrolase family protein, translating into MNPDLVSHVSAPSFRPPPGSCDCHVHIFDGARFPFAARRSYTPAAARVEDLVAFEQRLGIDRVVLVQPSVYGSDNAALLDALGRLGERARGVAVIDLETSTPAALQAMHARGVRGIRLNLEVSGQRDHGFALKQLKRAEGLVGPLGWAVQVYADVDVIAELSVDIAALQVPVVLDHFAGIKAYKKEEQKAAFASVVELVRRGNAYVKLSAPYRASRNAPDFDDVAEFAMALIQARSDRLVWASDWPHTGSSASRTGNLDQVEPFRKTDAGRALNQLASWTTAPALLQGILVDNPARLYGFDRAAA; encoded by the coding sequence GTGAACCCGGATCTCGTCTCCCACGTCAGCGCGCCATCTTTTCGGCCGCCGCCCGGCAGTTGTGATTGTCACGTCCACATCTTCGACGGCGCGCGTTTCCCATTCGCGGCCAGGCGCTCGTACACGCCGGCTGCGGCCCGCGTCGAAGACCTGGTTGCGTTTGAGCAGCGCCTCGGTATCGATCGCGTCGTACTGGTACAGCCCAGCGTCTATGGTTCCGACAACGCGGCCTTGCTCGACGCGTTGGGCCGGCTTGGCGAGCGGGCCCGCGGTGTGGCAGTGATCGACCTGGAGACAAGCACGCCGGCGGCGCTGCAGGCAATGCATGCCCGGGGCGTCCGAGGCATCCGCCTCAACCTGGAGGTGAGCGGCCAACGCGACCATGGCTTCGCGCTGAAGCAGCTGAAGCGCGCGGAGGGATTGGTCGGGCCTCTCGGCTGGGCGGTACAGGTCTATGCGGATGTCGATGTAATCGCCGAACTGTCCGTCGATATCGCGGCGCTGCAAGTGCCCGTGGTGCTCGACCACTTCGCCGGCATCAAGGCTTACAAGAAGGAAGAGCAGAAGGCGGCGTTCGCCAGCGTGGTTGAGTTGGTGAGGCGCGGCAACGCGTACGTAAAGCTGTCGGCGCCGTATCGCGCGTCGCGTAACGCGCCCGATTTCGACGACGTTGCGGAATTTGCGATGGCGCTGATCCAGGCGCGTTCAGACCGCCTGGTGTGGGCGTCCGACTGGCCGCACACCGGCAGCTCCGCGAGCCGCACGGGCAACCTCGATCAGGTCGAGCCCTTCCGCAAGACGGATGCAGGGCGCGCGCTGAACCAATTGGCGAGCTGGACGACCGCCCCCGCGTTGCTGCAAGGCATTCTCGTTGACAACCCGGCCCGGCTCTACGGCTTTGACCGTGCCGCGGCCTGA
- a CDS encoding Bug family tripartite tricarboxylate transporter substrate binding protein, producing the protein MIRSITLATLLSLSAGVSLAQQNSTPVRLLVGFSAGGAIDSVGRALAESLRVTLKQPVIVENKPGANQRLALAELKRSPPDGQTLVLANSAPFTIFPHAFKKLEFDAVKDFTPVGRVTTYELCVAAGPKAPPGGIKEVLVWAKAHPSEASYGTSGPGNISHFLGGMIGTANGMQLQHVPYKGGAPALVDLAGGQIPMIIDTIYEPMEMSKSGKVRILATTGESRSPFLPNVPTLREAGINVAADAYVALYAPAGLPADKVKRLNKALEEAMRSHELQARIKQFAMSPAFSTPSELARLQATTAASWEGPIKASGFSAD; encoded by the coding sequence ATGATCCGATCGATCACCCTAGCAACCTTGCTTTCGCTGTCTGCCGGCGTATCGCTCGCCCAGCAGAACTCAACGCCGGTGCGCCTTCTGGTCGGCTTCTCGGCAGGAGGCGCCATCGACTCCGTCGGCCGTGCGCTCGCCGAAAGTCTCCGCGTGACACTGAAGCAGCCGGTCATCGTAGAAAACAAGCCAGGCGCCAACCAGCGCCTGGCACTTGCCGAACTCAAGCGCTCGCCGCCCGATGGCCAGACCCTGGTGCTCGCAAACAGCGCACCGTTCACGATCTTTCCGCACGCCTTCAAGAAGCTCGAATTCGATGCGGTGAAGGACTTCACACCGGTTGGACGGGTGACGACGTACGAACTGTGCGTCGCGGCAGGACCGAAGGCGCCTCCCGGCGGGATCAAGGAAGTCCTGGTGTGGGCGAAAGCTCATCCATCCGAGGCTTCCTATGGCACGTCCGGGCCGGGCAACATCAGCCACTTCCTTGGCGGGATGATCGGCACCGCTAACGGGATGCAGCTTCAGCACGTGCCTTACAAAGGCGGCGCCCCCGCGCTTGTGGACCTGGCCGGGGGACAGATTCCCATGATCATCGATACGATCTATGAACCGATGGAAATGTCCAAGTCCGGCAAGGTACGGATCCTCGCCACAACCGGTGAGAGCCGCAGCCCTTTTCTTCCCAACGTCCCAACGCTACGTGAAGCGGGTATCAATGTCGCCGCTGATGCGTACGTGGCACTGTATGCGCCGGCTGGCCTGCCGGCCGACAAGGTAAAGCGTCTGAACAAGGCACTTGAGGAGGCGATGCGGTCGCATGAGTTGCAAGCGCGTATCAAGCAGTTCGCCATGTCACCAGCGTTTTCCACGCCGTCGGAACTCGCCAGACTGCAGGCCACTACCGCGGCGAGCTGGGAAGGCCCGATCAAGGCCAGCGGGTTCTCGGCTGATTAG
- a CDS encoding cupin domain-containing protein, which produces MTIKTPSGAVLLKPDQLPAYDRGGGASTTPLVGKSIGSDSFITGYTSFAGGVEIPFHSHNCQESVVLVEGEAMLDIDGIEYRLKPLDTTFIPPNVPHRFRNLSKTAPMKILWIYATIDATRTLVDSGETRTVSAEHQTPKA; this is translated from the coding sequence ATGACGATCAAGACCCCTTCAGGTGCGGTGCTGCTCAAGCCCGACCAATTGCCTGCCTATGACCGTGGCGGCGGCGCCAGCACGACTCCGCTGGTAGGCAAGTCCATCGGTTCGGACAGCTTTATTACCGGCTACACGTCGTTTGCCGGCGGCGTCGAAATTCCGTTCCACAGCCATAACTGCCAGGAAAGCGTTGTGCTTGTGGAAGGTGAGGCCATGCTCGATATCGACGGGATCGAGTACCGCTTGAAGCCGCTGGATACCACATTCATCCCACCCAACGTGCCGCACCGCTTCCGCAACCTGTCGAAGACCGCGCCGATGAAGATCCTGTGGATCTACGCGACCATCGACGCCACCCGTACCCTCGTCGATAGCGGCGAAACCCGGACCGTATCGGCCGAGCACCAGACCCCCAAGGCCTAA
- a CDS encoding amidohydrolase family protein — protein sequence MNAQTNYLPVREQWLAKGAEPPIDPGLPIIDAHHHFYERPGWTYLADDYLADVRESGHNLEASVYMQALTRYFTDGPEHRKPVGETVYVAKATRKDERLAPQLCKGIVGYVDLRQGAAVREILEAHVAAGEGRFRGVRHLTTWDADTSLVNPLSAAPRGLLLDARYRAGVSQLAPMGLSYDAWLFFHQLPELADLARANPDTTIVVNHCGGVLGIGAYADPGRAVFNQWSTSMRALAQLPNVFVKLGGLGMRINGFGFDKGERPPSSLQLAQAWKPWIHSCIEMFGADRCMFESNFPVDKGSYPFGNGWNAFKRMTEDASAEEREALFRGTATSVYRLGGSDAASAATAR from the coding sequence ATGAACGCACAGACGAATTACTTGCCCGTCCGCGAACAATGGCTCGCCAAGGGCGCCGAGCCGCCGATTGACCCTGGCCTGCCGATAATCGATGCGCACCACCACTTCTATGAGCGCCCGGGATGGACTTATCTGGCCGACGATTACCTGGCCGACGTGCGAGAGTCGGGGCACAACCTCGAGGCATCGGTCTACATGCAAGCGCTCACGCGCTACTTCACGGACGGCCCTGAGCACAGGAAGCCGGTCGGCGAGACGGTGTACGTCGCGAAGGCGACCCGCAAGGATGAGCGGTTAGCACCGCAGTTGTGCAAGGGCATAGTCGGTTACGTCGACCTTCGGCAGGGTGCTGCGGTCCGCGAAATTCTGGAAGCGCATGTCGCAGCTGGCGAGGGGCGCTTTCGTGGCGTGCGCCATCTGACGACCTGGGATGCGGACACATCGTTGGTGAACCCGCTGAGCGCGGCGCCTCGAGGCCTATTGCTGGATGCTCGGTATCGGGCCGGGGTCAGTCAACTGGCTCCGATGGGACTGTCATATGACGCATGGCTGTTCTTCCACCAACTACCTGAGTTGGCCGACTTGGCCCGGGCCAACCCGGACACAACGATTGTTGTGAACCATTGCGGCGGCGTACTTGGGATTGGCGCCTATGCCGATCCGGGGCGGGCCGTCTTTAACCAATGGTCGACATCGATGCGGGCGCTGGCCCAGCTTCCGAATGTCTTTGTGAAGCTCGGCGGCCTGGGCATGCGCATCAACGGGTTCGGGTTCGACAAGGGCGAGAGGCCGCCTTCGTCCCTGCAGCTCGCGCAAGCGTGGAAGCCATGGATACACAGCTGCATCGAGATGTTCGGTGCCGACCGCTGCATGTTCGAGAGCAATTTCCCGGTGGACAAGGGCTCGTATCCCTTCGGGAATGGCTGGAACGCTTTCAAGAGGATGACCGAGGACGCGAGCGCTGAGGAGCGCGAGGCCTTGTTCAGGGGTACCGCCACCTCTGTATATCGGCTTGGCGGCAGCGACGCTGCCAGTGCTGCAACCGCGCGTTAG
- a CDS encoding aldehyde dehydrogenase family protein, whose product MTQTITTYDPSTGAVLKTYEGWTAEQIEAAVSAGHAAATAWGRQPLGNRVAAVRRLADELRLQATPFAELIAAEMGKVITEAAGEMEKSAVTALYYADNAMRILADEKVEIEGVDAWVSYEPIGLVLAVMPWNFPVWQVMRFAIPAITAGNGVLLKHSPNVTGCALALEKLFLDAGVPEHLVTTLVVAEPDVPQVIDGLIQDDRIAAVTLTGSNRAGAAVGAAAGRASKKSVLELGGSDAFIVLDDADLDKAVAAAVKARFHNAGQSCVCAKRFIVSERIATAFTERFVQATQALVVGNPNESATQMGPLARPDLRDALDQQVRRSLEAGAVLLAGGKAIEGPGNFYAPTVLGNMQPGMAAFDEETFGPLAAIAVAKDDADAVRLANATPFGLSVSVWAGSSQRALAVAKGITSGAAFINAITASDARVPFGGTKKSGYGRELAAAGIREFTNARTYWAAASA is encoded by the coding sequence ATGACCCAAACCATTACGACTTACGACCCCAGTACGGGCGCCGTGCTGAAGACCTATGAAGGCTGGACCGCGGAACAGATTGAAGCGGCCGTCAGCGCCGGCCATGCTGCCGCGACAGCCTGGGGCCGGCAACCACTGGGGAACCGCGTTGCGGCGGTGCGCCGCCTGGCTGACGAACTGCGTCTCCAGGCCACGCCTTTTGCGGAGCTGATCGCTGCAGAGATGGGCAAGGTGATAACCGAGGCCGCTGGCGAAATGGAGAAGTCCGCGGTCACCGCGCTTTACTATGCTGACAACGCCATGCGCATTCTCGCCGATGAAAAGGTTGAGATTGAGGGGGTTGATGCGTGGGTCAGCTACGAACCGATCGGGCTGGTGCTGGCCGTGATGCCGTGGAATTTCCCGGTGTGGCAGGTGATGCGTTTCGCGATTCCGGCGATTACGGCCGGCAACGGTGTACTGCTGAAGCATTCGCCCAATGTCACGGGTTGTGCGCTGGCGCTGGAGAAGCTGTTCCTCGATGCCGGCGTGCCGGAGCATCTGGTCACTACGCTGGTCGTCGCCGAACCGGACGTGCCACAAGTCATCGATGGCCTGATCCAGGACGACCGTATTGCGGCCGTGACGCTGACGGGGTCCAACCGCGCTGGTGCCGCCGTTGGCGCGGCGGCGGGTCGGGCATCGAAGAAGTCGGTGCTGGAACTGGGCGGCTCCGATGCGTTTATCGTGCTTGACGATGCGGATCTCGACAAGGCCGTGGCGGCGGCCGTCAAGGCGCGCTTCCATAACGCCGGACAAAGCTGTGTCTGCGCCAAGCGCTTTATCGTCTCTGAACGCATCGCCACGGCATTCACCGAACGGTTTGTACAGGCCACGCAGGCACTTGTCGTCGGCAATCCCAACGAGTCCGCCACGCAGATGGGGCCGCTGGCTCGTCCTGACCTGCGCGACGCGCTGGACCAGCAGGTGCGCCGGTCGCTGGAAGCTGGTGCAGTGCTGCTCGCGGGCGGCAAGGCCATCGAGGGCCCTGGCAATTTCTATGCGCCTACCGTGCTCGGCAATATGCAGCCAGGCATGGCCGCCTTCGACGAAGAGACGTTTGGTCCGCTGGCCGCCATCGCGGTGGCTAAGGACGACGCTGACGCCGTACGCCTGGCCAATGCCACGCCGTTTGGCCTGTCGGTGAGCGTTTGGGCCGGATCGAGCCAGCGCGCGCTGGCGGTGGCGAAGGGCATCACCAGCGGCGCCGCGTTCATCAACGCGATCACCGCTTCCGACGCGCGCGTGCCGTTTGGCGGCACAAAGAAGTCAGGCTACGGCCGCGAGCTTGCCGCCGCCGGCATCCGCGAGTTCACCAATGCACGTACCTATTGGGCAGCGGCGTCTGCGTGA
- the ggt gene encoding gamma-glutamyltransferase: MREFEVPGRSVALGSQGMVATSNPQAALAGLDVLRSGGNAIDAAIAIAAMLAVVEPTQTGIGGDCFVLLKKPGQPPVALNGAGWAPKAIRVEALRDVGMSAIPAESVHAVTVPGSIRAWERLLADYGTRSFASLLLPAIAAAESGYNVTERLARDWGRQTAKMSATPEAKAVFLADGSAPRVGDRRSNPRLGKALRAIAAEGADAFYEGWIAEDIVAALRSRGSAMSLDDFADYQPEYVTPISAEYRGYQLWECPPSGQGIVALQIASMLNQFPLHELDPLSAERFHLQAEVSRVAYAQRDAMLCDPAFHPVDIDRLLSAQHIAGLLAQINPDRRIGDLLPADMPEHKDTVFISVVDADGTLVAFINSLFDDFGSGLVAPGSGVLLHNRGCGFVLEPGHPNVIAGRKRPMHTIIPALLTKDDEAVLSFGCTGGHFQPAGQLQVLSNILDYGMSVQQAIEHPRMFARGDSLELEQTVPPSVWEGLRRRGHRPTRTANPLGTCHAIWTDRQRGVLMGGSDGRRDGLAIGY, encoded by the coding sequence ATGCGTGAATTTGAAGTTCCGGGCCGCTCGGTGGCTCTTGGCTCCCAGGGCATGGTGGCCACCTCCAATCCACAGGCCGCGCTTGCCGGCCTGGACGTGCTGCGCTCGGGCGGCAATGCCATCGATGCGGCCATTGCCATCGCTGCCATGCTTGCGGTCGTCGAGCCGACGCAGACTGGTATCGGTGGGGATTGCTTCGTACTGCTGAAGAAGCCGGGGCAGCCGCCCGTCGCCCTGAACGGCGCGGGCTGGGCGCCCAAGGCAATACGCGTCGAAGCGCTGCGAGACGTCGGCATGAGCGCCATCCCCGCGGAGAGCGTGCATGCCGTCACCGTTCCCGGGTCGATCCGCGCGTGGGAGCGGTTGCTGGCCGACTACGGCACCCGCAGCTTCGCGTCGCTGCTGCTACCGGCCATTGCCGCGGCCGAGTCCGGTTACAACGTGACGGAGCGTCTCGCGCGCGACTGGGGGCGACAGACGGCAAAGATGTCGGCCACCCCGGAAGCCAAGGCAGTGTTCCTGGCAGACGGCAGTGCACCGCGGGTCGGGGACCGGCGGTCCAACCCCCGACTTGGCAAGGCCTTGCGAGCGATTGCCGCTGAGGGTGCCGATGCATTCTACGAAGGCTGGATCGCCGAAGACATCGTTGCCGCATTGAGGAGCCGGGGCAGTGCCATGTCGCTCGACGATTTTGCCGACTACCAACCGGAGTATGTGACGCCCATCTCGGCGGAATACCGCGGATACCAACTGTGGGAATGCCCGCCGAGCGGCCAAGGCATCGTCGCGCTGCAAATTGCATCGATGCTCAACCAGTTCCCACTGCACGAACTAGACCCGTTGAGCGCGGAGCGTTTTCACTTGCAGGCAGAGGTGTCCCGCGTGGCCTATGCCCAGCGCGATGCAATGCTGTGCGACCCCGCGTTCCACCCCGTCGATATCGACCGCCTGCTTTCCGCCCAGCATATTGCCGGACTGCTGGCGCAAATCAATCCTGACCGCCGGATCGGCGACCTCCTGCCCGCGGACATGCCGGAGCACAAGGACACGGTCTTCATCTCCGTTGTGGATGCCGACGGCACTTTGGTGGCATTCATCAACTCCCTGTTCGACGACTTCGGCAGCGGCCTGGTCGCCCCCGGGTCCGGTGTACTGCTGCACAACCGCGGATGCGGCTTCGTGCTCGAGCCAGGCCATCCCAACGTGATTGCCGGCCGCAAGCGTCCAATGCACACCATCATCCCGGCGTTGCTGACAAAGGACGATGAGGCGGTCCTCTCGTTCGGCTGTACCGGGGGCCACTTCCAGCCTGCCGGCCAACTCCAGGTGCTGTCTAACATCCTGGACTATGGCATGTCAGTTCAGCAGGCGATCGAGCATCCCCGCATGTTCGCCAGGGGCGATAGCCTCGAACTGGAACAAACCGTGCCCCCGTCGGTGTGGGAAGGCCTACGTC
- a CDS encoding Bug family tripartite tricarboxylate transporter substrate binding protein: MPQASSRAESRLLSGAVPPRLPPPPHPPKRTSGDSMHAFKSLLAMTLASVAFIGSASANSNYPTKPVSIIVPFAPGGGSDNVSRYIATRLSEKTKAQFLIDNRPGAGTNIGNEAAARAAPDGQTLLFGQVALSINPFVYKKLRYDTEKDFVPVVQIATSPTVLVVTRDFPEKDLKGVIRYIKANPGKVNFASGGKGTSVHLAGELFRSMTHAEMVHVPYKGSGPAVTDLIGGQVQMMFDTAASALPQLKGGKLRAIAVTGTHRLSELPDVPTFAEAGLNGFDAPAWYGLLAPAGTPKQAIQFLNTQVNEILKEPATRQRLVQLGAEPAGGSPEDLARFMRAESARWSAVVKTANVAAD, encoded by the coding sequence TTGCCGCAAGCATCATCGCGGGCTGAATCCCGCCTTTTGAGCGGCGCGGTGCCTCCAAGGCTGCCACCGCCGCCCCATCCACCGAAGAGAACATCCGGAGACAGCATGCACGCATTTAAGTCATTGCTGGCGATGACGCTCGCCAGTGTGGCGTTCATCGGCAGCGCCAGCGCCAACAGCAACTACCCGACGAAACCCGTCAGCATCATCGTGCCGTTCGCACCGGGCGGCGGCAGCGACAACGTGTCGAGATATATCGCCACGCGCTTGTCGGAGAAGACGAAGGCGCAGTTCCTGATCGACAACCGCCCCGGTGCCGGCACTAATATCGGCAATGAGGCGGCAGCGCGCGCGGCGCCAGACGGCCAGACGTTGCTGTTCGGCCAGGTGGCGTTGTCGATCAATCCGTTCGTCTACAAGAAGCTGCGCTACGACACGGAGAAGGACTTCGTGCCCGTGGTGCAGATCGCAACGTCTCCGACGGTGCTGGTCGTGACCAGGGATTTTCCGGAAAAGGACCTCAAAGGTGTGATCCGGTACATCAAGGCCAATCCCGGCAAGGTGAACTTTGCATCGGGTGGCAAGGGCACCTCGGTGCATCTGGCCGGTGAGCTGTTCCGCAGCATGACCCACGCCGAGATGGTCCACGTGCCGTACAAGGGCAGCGGCCCGGCCGTGACCGACCTGATCGGCGGACAGGTGCAGATGATGTTCGATACCGCGGCATCCGCGTTGCCCCAGCTCAAGGGCGGCAAGCTGCGCGCCATCGCCGTCACGGGCACGCATCGCTTGTCGGAACTGCCTGATGTGCCGACCTTTGCCGAGGCAGGCCTGAACGGTTTCGACGCGCCGGCATGGTACGGGCTGCTTGCTCCGGCCGGCACGCCGAAGCAGGCCATCCAGTTCCTCAATACACAGGTCAATGAAATCCTCAAGGAGCCTGCGACGAGGCAGCGGCTTGTGCAACTCGGCGCGGAGCCCGCAGGCGGATCGCCCGAGGATCTCGCCCGCTTCATGCGCGCCGAATCGGCCAGATGGTCGGCCGTCGTGAAGACGGCAAACGTGGCAGCCGACTAG
- a CDS encoding IclR family transcriptional regulator — translation MTSENGDLEPGTSGVAVLDRAFAILEAFGLDDERLTLTELSRRTGLYKSTVLRLVGALEHGGFIRKLDDGQYGVGPAPLRLAAIYQRSFRVGPVVERLLAQLSRELGETSSFYVREGSMRVVLHRVEPARAVRVSIGVGEEFPIDRGASGKVLRAFSKPVDPRMSSVRDLLWAVSYGERERETASASAPVFDATDRLVGAMTISGPIGRLGAPATMFAAVATLLNAAKTVTMSLGGSGERYDIAQARLTLGQFATDEGPSPAMSDKRVERPDIGR, via the coding sequence ATGACTTCAGAGAACGGTGATCTTGAACCGGGCACCAGCGGCGTCGCAGTGCTCGATCGTGCCTTCGCGATCCTGGAGGCCTTCGGCCTCGACGATGAGCGGCTTACGCTGACCGAACTCTCCCGGCGGACGGGCCTATACAAGAGCACCGTGCTGCGATTGGTCGGCGCGCTGGAGCACGGGGGGTTCATCCGTAAGCTGGATGACGGCCAATACGGGGTAGGCCCGGCCCCACTGCGGCTCGCTGCGATTTATCAACGATCATTCCGGGTCGGGCCCGTGGTGGAGCGGTTGCTGGCGCAACTCAGTAGGGAGCTGGGGGAAACTTCATCGTTCTACGTGCGCGAAGGCAGCATGCGCGTCGTTCTCCATCGCGTCGAACCAGCACGGGCAGTCCGAGTGTCGATCGGTGTCGGCGAGGAATTTCCCATTGATCGCGGTGCGTCCGGCAAGGTGCTACGTGCATTCAGCAAGCCTGTTGATCCCCGTATGAGCTCGGTGCGTGACCTGCTTTGGGCAGTTTCCTACGGCGAACGTGAAAGGGAAACGGCGTCAGCGTCGGCGCCCGTATTTGATGCGACGGACCGCTTGGTCGGTGCGATGACGATATCTGGGCCCATCGGGCGCCTCGGCGCGCCGGCGACCATGTTTGCCGCCGTGGCCACCTTACTCAATGCGGCCAAGACCGTAACGATGTCGTTAGGCGGCAGCGGCGAACGCTACGACATCGCGCAGGCACGCTTGACGCTCGGCCAGTTTGCCACCGACGAAGGGCCCTCGCCCGCAATGTCCGACAAGCGTGTCGAAAGGCCAGACATCGGCCGGTAG